Proteins found in one Anabas testudineus chromosome 1, fAnaTes1.2, whole genome shotgun sequence genomic segment:
- the chrnb3a gene encoding neuronal acetylcholine receptor subunit beta-3a isoform X1: MRGSMKFAVAVLWFSLAAVQAEEDFVSLAELEDSLLRNLFRGYQKWVRPVQHANDTITVRFGLKISQLVDVDEKNQLMTTNVWLWQEWVDVKLKWNPDDYGGITSIRVPSETIWLPDIVLYENADGRFEGSLMTKAIVRWDGTITWTPPASYKSSCTMDVTFFPFDRQNCSMKFGSWTYDGNMVDLVLVDHYVDRKDFFDNGEWEILNATGVKGSRRDGVYWYPFITYSFILKRLPLFYTLFLIIPCLGLSFLTVLVFYLPSDEGEKLSLSTSVLVSLTVFLLVIEEIIPSSSKVIPLIGEYLLFIMIFVTFSIIVTVFVINVHHRSSATYHPMAPWVKSLFLQRLPRLLCMRGHTDRYHYPDFEMRSPELKARKGAGRRAVPGHSGTQQRCPLGVKEDENQAWLAMLEKATNSVRYISRHIKKEHFIREVVQDWKFVAQVLDRIFLWAFLTVSILGTILIFTPALQMYLSTP, from the exons ATGAGAGGGAGCATGAAGTTTGCGGTCGCGGTCCTGTGGTTCTCTCTGGCTGCAGTGCAAG CTGAAGAGGACTTTGTGTCGTTGGCTGAGTTGGAGGACTCCTTGTTGAGGAACCTTTTCAGGGGTTACCAGAAGTGGGTTCGACCTGTCCAGCACGCCAATGACACCATCACTGTGCGCTTTGGACTTAAGATCTCACAGTTGGTTGATGTG GATGAAAAGAACCAGCTGATGACTACAAATGTCTGGCTCTGGCAG gagtgGGTGGATGTGAAGCTGAAGTGGAACCCTGATGACTATGGAGGTATTACCTCCATCAGAGTGCCTTCAGAAACAATATGGCTACCTGACATCGTCCTCTATGAAAA TGCTGACGGCCGTTTTGAGGGTTCCCTGATGACCAAAGCCATTGTGCGCTGGGATGGGACCATAACATGGACCCCGCCTGCAAGCTACAAGTCCTCCTGCACCATGGATGTCACCTTCTTCCCCTTTGACCGACAGAACTGCTCCATGAAGTTCGGCTCCTGGACATACGATGGAAACATGGTGGACCTGGTCCTGGTGGATCACTATGTGGACCGCAAGGACTTCTTTGATAATGGAGAATGGGAGATCCTCAATGCGACTGGGGTAAAGGGGAGCAGGAGGGATGGAGTGTACTGGTACCCATTTATCACCTATTCCTTCATCCTAAAGAGGTTGCCCTTGTTCTACACTCTCTTCCTCATCATCCCATGCCTGGGTCTGTCCTTTCTGACTGTGCTGGTGTTTTATTTGCCATCAGACGAAGGAGAGAAGCTGTCACTTTCCACATCTGTACTGGTGTCTCTTACTGTGTTCCTCCTGGTCATAGAAGAAATCATACCTTCATCCTCAAAG GTCATCCCACTGATTGGAGAGTACCTGCTCTTCATTATGATCTTTGTCACCTTCTCCATCATCGTCACTGTCTTTGTGATTAATGTCCACCACCGCTCCTCTGCCACTTACCACCCCATGGCCCCATGGGTAAAGAGCCTGTTCCTCCAGAGACTCCCCAGACTGCTGTGCATGAGGGGTCACACAGACAG ATACCATTACCCAGATTTTGAGATGCGCAGCCCAGAGCTAAAGGCCCGCAAAGGTGCAGGGAGACGGGCGGTTCCTGGTCACAGCGGCACCCAGCAAAGATGCCCCCTTGGAGTGAAGGAGGACGAGAATCAAGCCTGGTTGGCCATGTTGGAAAAAGCCACAAATTCTGTTCGCTACATCAGCCGTCACATCAAAAAGGAGCACTTCATACGAGAG GTAGTACAAGATTGGAAGTTTGTGGCTCAGGTGCTGGACAGGATTTTCCTCTGGGCCTTCCTCACAGTGTCAATACTGGGAACGATCCTGATCTTCACACCTGCTCTGCAGATGTACCTCAGCACACCTtaa
- the chrnb3a gene encoding neuronal acetylcholine receptor subunit beta-3a isoform X2, with the protein MTTNVWLWQEWVDVKLKWNPDDYGGITSIRVPSETIWLPDIVLYENADGRFEGSLMTKAIVRWDGTITWTPPASYKSSCTMDVTFFPFDRQNCSMKFGSWTYDGNMVDLVLVDHYVDRKDFFDNGEWEILNATGVKGSRRDGVYWYPFITYSFILKRLPLFYTLFLIIPCLGLSFLTVLVFYLPSDEGEKLSLSTSVLVSLTVFLLVIEEIIPSSSKVIPLIGEYLLFIMIFVTFSIIVTVFVINVHHRSSATYHPMAPWVKSLFLQRLPRLLCMRGHTDRYHYPDFEMRSPELKARKGAGRRAVPGHSGTQQRCPLGVKEDENQAWLAMLEKATNSVRYISRHIKKEHFIREVVQDWKFVAQVLDRIFLWAFLTVSILGTILIFTPALQMYLSTP; encoded by the exons ATGACTACAAATGTCTGGCTCTGGCAG gagtgGGTGGATGTGAAGCTGAAGTGGAACCCTGATGACTATGGAGGTATTACCTCCATCAGAGTGCCTTCAGAAACAATATGGCTACCTGACATCGTCCTCTATGAAAA TGCTGACGGCCGTTTTGAGGGTTCCCTGATGACCAAAGCCATTGTGCGCTGGGATGGGACCATAACATGGACCCCGCCTGCAAGCTACAAGTCCTCCTGCACCATGGATGTCACCTTCTTCCCCTTTGACCGACAGAACTGCTCCATGAAGTTCGGCTCCTGGACATACGATGGAAACATGGTGGACCTGGTCCTGGTGGATCACTATGTGGACCGCAAGGACTTCTTTGATAATGGAGAATGGGAGATCCTCAATGCGACTGGGGTAAAGGGGAGCAGGAGGGATGGAGTGTACTGGTACCCATTTATCACCTATTCCTTCATCCTAAAGAGGTTGCCCTTGTTCTACACTCTCTTCCTCATCATCCCATGCCTGGGTCTGTCCTTTCTGACTGTGCTGGTGTTTTATTTGCCATCAGACGAAGGAGAGAAGCTGTCACTTTCCACATCTGTACTGGTGTCTCTTACTGTGTTCCTCCTGGTCATAGAAGAAATCATACCTTCATCCTCAAAG GTCATCCCACTGATTGGAGAGTACCTGCTCTTCATTATGATCTTTGTCACCTTCTCCATCATCGTCACTGTCTTTGTGATTAATGTCCACCACCGCTCCTCTGCCACTTACCACCCCATGGCCCCATGGGTAAAGAGCCTGTTCCTCCAGAGACTCCCCAGACTGCTGTGCATGAGGGGTCACACAGACAG ATACCATTACCCAGATTTTGAGATGCGCAGCCCAGAGCTAAAGGCCCGCAAAGGTGCAGGGAGACGGGCGGTTCCTGGTCACAGCGGCACCCAGCAAAGATGCCCCCTTGGAGTGAAGGAGGACGAGAATCAAGCCTGGTTGGCCATGTTGGAAAAAGCCACAAATTCTGTTCGCTACATCAGCCGTCACATCAAAAAGGAGCACTTCATACGAGAG GTAGTACAAGATTGGAAGTTTGTGGCTCAGGTGCTGGACAGGATTTTCCTCTGGGCCTTCCTCACAGTGTCAATACTGGGAACGATCCTGATCTTCACACCTGCTCTGCAGATGTACCTCAGCACACCTtaa